The following proteins come from a genomic window of Miscanthus floridulus cultivar M001 chromosome 2, ASM1932011v1, whole genome shotgun sequence:
- the LOC136536777 gene encoding uncharacterized protein: MAGEGERTPPQSPRSKALLQHFERKVRLHAEHLDEDVRVTNERLGQLETAQIETNTKLASLEGTLGSVNTSLVGVLERLERMEQNRCDGFERRNHNNNNTMGSAAGHDEEEYAADTELDEELNGHRRIEQHRRRHETGPRRPRQEVRADDSFGKIKFTIPAFDGRYNPDMYLSWELAVDQKFTCHDFPEDKRVRAATSEFTDFASVWWSEYHRKNPNNTPTWDALKRVMRARFVPSYYSRDLLHKLQQLRQGSKSVEEYYQELQMGMLRCRLEENEDGAIARFMGGLNREIQDILAYKEYNSVNRLFHLACKAEREVQGRRASMRANIPAGRASPWTPSNAAAPSTRAPPQSSSTIKPRSSTTNSVPCPSEPTRGATATSAKSSSSVVSTGRTRDIQCLRCNGYGHVRKDCPSTRVMVVRADGGYSSASDFDEETYALLAANNVAEGDDFQQDEEHIGAEAAEHYESLVVQRVLSAQMERAEQNQRHTLFQTKCVIKERSCRVIIDGGSCNNLASAEMVKKLLLSTKPHPQPYYIQWLNSSGKVKVTRLVRVEFAIGSYHDSIDCDVVPMQACSMLLGRPWQFDKDSLHFGKTNQYSFVHNDKKIVLHPMSPEAILRDELARASKLKNQAVASENQIVANELEKHKKKSSKSVHHNKNEIKLKGSCYFATKSDLDEIDASTTVCYALVCKETLFSLEDTSISLPPAVTNLLQEYADVFPKEVPPGLPPIRGIEHQIDLIPGASLPNRAPYRTNPDETKEIQRQVQELLNKGYVRESLSPCAVPVLLVPKKDGSWRMCVDCRAINNITIRYRHPIPRLDDMLDELSGSIVFSKIDLRSGYHQIRMKLGDEWKTAFKTKFGLYEWLIRGGIL, encoded by the exons atggcaggagaaggtgaaaggacccctccacaatcacctcgatcaaaagccttgctgcaacactttgaacgcaaagtgaggctccatgctgaacaccttgatgaggatgttcgtgtcaccaatgagcgccttggtcaattggagacggctcagattgagaccaacaccaagttggcttccttggaaGGCACTCTTGGTTCTGTTAATACATCTCTTGTAGGTGTCTTGGAGCGATTGGAGAGGATGGAACAGAATCGCTGTGATGGTTTCGAACgacgcaatcacaacaacaacaacaccatgggcagtgctgctggtcatgatgaagaagaatatgcagcGGACACTGAGCTTGATGAGGAGCTGAATGGTCATCGACGCATCGAACAACATCGCCGCCGCCATGAGACAGGTCCTCGCCGACCACGGCAAGAGGTACGTGCCGATGACTCATTTGGCAAGATTAAATTCACCATACCTGCTTTTGATGGGAGGTATAATCCTGATATGTACCTTAGTTGGGAATTAGCTGTTGATCAGAAATTTACTTgccatgatttccctgaggacaaacgtgttagggctgcaactagtgagtttactgactttgcctctgtttggtggtctgaataccatcgtaagaacccaaataacacaccaacttgggatgctttgaaacgggtcatgcgggccagatttgttccttcttattattcccgtgatcttttacataagttgcaacaattgaggcaaggatccaaatctgtagaagaatactatcaaGAGCTACAAATGGGTATGCTTCGTTGCAGGCTAGAGGAAAATGAGGATGGTGCCATAGCTAGATTTATGGGTGGGCTGAACCGGGAGATTCAGGATATTCTAGCTTATAAGGAATATAATTCTGTCAATCGTTTATTtcaccttgcttgtaaagctgaacgagaagtgcagggacgacgagctAGCATGAGGGCTAACATTCCTGCAGGTCGTGCTAGCCCGTGGACACCCTCCAATGCTGCTGCACCGTCAACGCGTGCACCCCCACAATCTTCCTCGACCATCAAGCCACGCTCCTCTACAACAAATTCTGTACCATGCCCAAGTGAACCAACTAGAGGAGCAACGGCTACATCTGCCAAGAGTTCATCCTCGGTGGTATCCACGGGGAGAACAAGGGATATTCAGTGCCTACGCTGCAACGGATATGGCCACGTACGCAAGGACTGCCCAAGCACACGTGTGATGGTTGTGCGAGCTGATGGTGggtattcctctgctagtgattttgatgaagaaacatatgctttgcttgctgctaacaatgtagcggaaggagatgatttccaacaagacgaagagcacattggggctgaagctgctgagcactatgagagcctcgtggtgcagcgggtgctaagtgcccaaatggagagggctgagcaaaatcagcgccacactttgtttcaaaccaagtgtgtgatcaaggaacgctcttgccgtgtgatcatagatggaggaagctgcaacaacttggcaagtgctgaaatggtgaagaagcttttgttgagcacaaaaccacacccgcagccttactacattcagtggcttaacagcagcggcaaggtgaaggtaacacgattggtaagggtagagtttgccattggttcttatcatgattccattgactgcgatgttgtgcctatgcaagcatgctctatgttgttaggtagaccatggcagtttgataaagattccttgcactttggtaaaacaaatcaatactcttttgtgcataatgacaagaagattgtgttgcaccccatgtcccctgaggctattctaagagatgaacttgctagagctagcaaacttaagaatcaggctgttgctagtgaaaatcagattgtcgctaatgaacttgagaaacataagaagaagtctagcaaatctgttcatcataataaaaatgagatcaagctgaaaggctcttgttactttgccaccaaatctgatttggatgagattgatgctagtactactgtttgctatgctttggtttgcaaagaaactttattttcactcgaagatacatctatttctttgcctcctgctgtcactaatcttttgcaggagtatgccgatgtttttccaaaggaggtaccaccggggctgccaccaattcgAGGGATTGAACACCAGATTGACCTCATCCCTGGGGCTTCCTTGCCTAATCGTGCGCCGTATAGGACCAACCCGGATGAGACAAAAGAGATTcagagacaagtacaagaattgctcaacaaaggttatgtgcgtgagtctcttagcccttgtgcCGTTCCCGtgcttttagttcctaagaaggatggatcatggcgcatgtgtgttgattgtagagcgataaacaacatcacaatcagatatcgtcatcctattccaaggttagatgatatgcttgatgaattgagtggctcaattgtgttctctaaaattgatttgcgtagtggttaccaccagattcgtatgaagctaggagatgaatggaaaacagcgtttaaaactaagtttggtttatatgaatggctt ATTCGTGGTGgtatactttga